In Phoenix dactylifera cultivar Barhee BC4 chromosome 11, palm_55x_up_171113_PBpolish2nd_filt_p, whole genome shotgun sequence, the following are encoded in one genomic region:
- the LOC103710530 gene encoding caffeoylshikimate esterase-like, whose translation MNHPILQANKNCPYGGLTREEFYQKHQLLHQEAFMLNGHNGKIFTQTWRPASPSSELKGVVAMVHGYNSESSWIFQLTAVAIAKLGFLACALDLPGHGYSEGQRGHIPTISLVIDDCIQFFDSVRLAYGRLPAFLYGESLGGAIAMLVYLRQKAKWDGLILNGAMCGVSAKFKPVWPLEKLLPLAALIAPNWRVTVTKPLVDMSYKEKWKRELVRRSPRAQNYEHPPASTALEFLRICEEIGRRCGELELPMLVLHGGEDSVCDSGSAELVYELAGSKDKTLKILPGMWHQLIGEPQETVELGFGIIFSWLKDRAKRASLASFNNY comes from the coding sequence ATGAATCATCCCATACTCCAAGCCAACAAGAACTGCCCCTATGGGGGCCTCACCAGGGAAGAGTTCTACCAGAAGCACCAACTCCTCCATCAAGAGGCCTTCATGCTCAACGGGCACAACGGGAAGATCTTCACCCAGACTTGGCGTCCGGCCTCGCCATCGTCGGAGCTCAAGGGCGTCGTCGCAATGGTCCACGGCTACAATTCCGAGAGCAGCTGGATCTTCCAGCTCACCGCCGTGGCCATCGCCAAGCTGGGGTTCCTGGCATGCGCTCTCGACCTCCCTGGCCATGGTTACTCCGAAGGCCAGAGAGGCCACATTCCGACCATCAGTCTAGTGATCGATGACTGCATCCAGTTCTTCGACTCGGTCCGGTTAGCCTACGGCCGCCTCCCGGCCTTCTTATATGGCGAGTCTCTGGGAGGAGCCATCGCCATGCTCGTGTACCTCCGACAAAAGGCTAAGTGGGACGGGCTGATCCTAAACGGCGCCATGTGCGGCGTCTCAGCCAAGTTCAAGCCGGTGTGGCCGCTCGAGAAGCTCCTGCCATTGGCGGCCCTCATCGCGCCGAATTGGAGGGTGACCGTGACGAAGCCTCTGGTGGACATGTCGTACAAGGAGAAGTGGAAGAGGGAGCTCGTGAGGAGGAGCCCAAGAGCTCAGAACTACGAGCACCCGCCGGCATCCACGGCGTTGGAGTTTCTAAGGATTTGTGAGGAGATTGGGAGGAGGTGCGGCGAGTTGGAGCTTCCCATGCTGGTGCTGCATGGCGGAGAGGACTCGGTCTGTGACTCGGGCTCGGCCGAGCTGGTGTACGAGTTGGCGGGAAGCAAGGACAAGACGCTGAAGATTTTGCCGGGAATGTGGCATCAGTTGATTGGAGAGCCGCAGGAGACCGTTGAGCTGGGATTTGGGATCATCTTTTCTTGGCTTAAGGACAGGGCCAAAAGAGCTTCTTTGGCTTCCTTTAATAATTATTGA